The following are encoded together in the Kwoniella europaea PYCC6329 chromosome 1, complete sequence genome:
- a CDS encoding calmodulin, with product MAEQLTKEFKEAFSLFDKDGDGTITTKELGTVMRSLGQNPTQAELEDMINEVDADGNNSIDFAEFMTLMARKMHDTDSEDEIREAFKVFDKNNDGHISAAELKHVMTNLGEKLSDAEISEMIREADKDGDGMIDYNEFVTMMMAK from the exons ATGGCTGAGCAATTA ACAAAAG AGTTCAAGGAGGCTTTCTCTCTGTTCGACAAAG ACGGAGATGGaaccatcaccaccaaagaGCTCGGTACCGTCATGAGATCACTCGGTCAAAACCCTACTCAAGCTGAGCTTGAGGATATGATCAATGAG GTCGACGCCGACGGAAACAACTCTATCGACTTTGCCGAATTCATGACTCTCATGGCTAGAAAGATGCACGACACTGATTCCGAAGACGAGATCAGAGAAGCCTTCAAG GTCTTCGACAAGAACAACGACGGTCACATTTCCGCCGCTGAATTGAAACACGTCATGA CCAACCTCGGTGAGAAACTCTCGGATGCTGAAATCAGTGAAATGATCAGAGAAGCAGACAAGGACG gtgaCGGTATGATCGATTACAACGAATTCGTAACAATGATGATGGCCAAA TAA
- a CDS encoding chlorophyll synthesis pathway protein BchC, whose protein sequence is MSNVPSEMSALYYHEARNFEVKKVPVPTIDDNEILLKVDICGVCGTDQHIHEGEFISKFPLIPGHEAVGKVVAMGKNVKGFEVGDRVAADVGETCGWCHYCRKGDELFCEHFSPAGVARDGGFADYIKYHFAKCYKIKNLSDEEATLLEPASCAIHGMDKLKMPFGSKVLLIGAGPTGLILAQLMKLGGAAHITIAANKGIKMDIARKVDAADAYIDLDRKDAAAQWAKIKEENPYGFDVVAECTGVESIVNDAINYVTRGGTLLVYGVYEDKARLPSWSPTDIFVNEKRIIGSFSQTYCFPRAIELLDSGKIKTTGMVTDVFDLKDYQKALDKMATRQALKIAIKP, encoded by the exons ATGTCCAACGTCCCATCTGAAATGAGTGCTCTGTACTACCACGAA GCTAGAAACTTCGAGGTCAAGAAGGTACCTGTACCTACCATCGATGACAATGAGATCCTCCTCAAAG TCGACATCTGTGGTGTTTGCGGTACCGAC CAACACATCCACGAAGGTGAATTCATCTCCAAATTCCCTTTGATCCCAGGTCACGAAGCTGTCGGCAAAGTCGTCGCTATGGGTAAGAACGTCAAAGGATTTGAAGTTGGTGATCGAGTCGCTGCCGATGTAGGAGAGACCTGTGGATGGTGTCATTACTGTCGAAAAGGTGATGAATTGTTCTGTGAACATTTCAGTCCTGCTGGTGTTGCTAGAGATGGTGGTTTTGCCGATTACATCAAATA CCACTTTGCCAAATGTTACAAGATCAAGAACCTCTCTGACGAAGAGGCTACCCTCCTCGAACCCGCTTCATGTGCCATCCACGGTATGGACAAGCTCAAGATGCCCTTCGGTTCAAAGGTACTCTTGATCGGTGCTGGTCCAACCGGTTTGATCTTGGCTCAATTGATGAAACTTGGTGGTGCCGCTCATATCACCATTGCCGCTAACAAAG GTATCAAGATGGACATTGCTCGAAAAGTCGACGCTGCCGATGCTTACATCGATCTCGACCGAAAGGACGCTGCCGCCCAATGGGCCAAGATCAAGGAAGAGAACCCTTACGGTTTCGATGTCGTTGCTGAATGTACCGGTGTTGAATCGATCGTTAACGACGCTATCAACTACGTTACTCGAGGTGGTACTCTTTTGGTATACGGTGTATACGAAGATAAAGCCAGATTACCTTCTTGGTCACCTACCGATATCTTCGTCAACGAAAAGAGAATCATCGGTTCTTTCTCTCAAACATACTGTTTCCCTCGAGCCATTGAGCTCTTGGATTCAGGTAAGATCAAGACTACCGGTATGGTCACGGATGTCTTTGATTTGAAAGATTACCAAAAAGCTCTTGATAAGATGGCTAC TCGACAAGCCCTCAAGATCGCCATCAAACCTTAA